The following coding sequences lie in one Hippopotamus amphibius kiboko isolate mHipAmp2 chromosome 7, mHipAmp2.hap2, whole genome shotgun sequence genomic window:
- the EIF2B4 gene encoding translation initiation factor eIF-2B subunit delta isoform X9 yields MVRLGLQYSQGLVSGSNARCIALLRALQQVIQDYATPPSEELSRDLVNKLKPYFSFLTQCRPLSASMYNAIKFLNKEITGVSSSKREEEAKSELRAAIDRYVREKIVLAADAISRFAYEKISNGDVILVYGCSSLVSRILQEAWAKGRRFRVVVVDSRPRLEGKHTLRSLIRAGVPASYVLIPAASYVLPEVSKVLLGAHALLANGSVMSRVGTAQLALVARAHNVPVLVCCETYKFCERVQTDAFVSNELDDPDDLLCERGERVALADWQNHSSLRLLNLVYDVTPPELVDLVITELGMIPCSSVPVVLRVKSSDQ; encoded by the exons ATGGTGCGGCTCGGCCTGCAGTATTCCCAGGGCCTGGTCAGTGGCTCCAATGCCCGGTGCATTGCCCTGCTTCGTGCCTTGCAGCAG GTGATTCAGGACTATGCAACGCCTCCCAGCGAAGAACTGTCAAGGGACCTAGTGAATAAACTAAAGCCCTACTTCAG CTTCCTGACTCAGTGCCGCCCCCTGTCAGCGAGCATGTACAACGCCATCAAGTTCCTTAACAAGGAGATCACTGGTGTGAGCAGCTCCAAGCGGGAAGAGGAG GCCAAGTCAGAACTTCGAGCAGCCATTGATAGATATGTACGAGAGAAGATTGTGCTTGCGGCTGACGCAATCTCACGCTTTGCTTACGAGAAGATCAGTAATGGAGATGTGATCCTGGTATATGGATG CTCATCTTTGGTATCACGAATTCTTCAGGAGGCTTGGGCTAAGGGCCGGCGGTTTCGGGTGGTAGTGGTGGATAGTCGGCCACGGCTGGAGGGAAAGCACACGCTACGTTCTCTCATCCGTGCTGGGGTCCCTGCCTCCTATGTGCTGATTCCTGCTGCTTCCTATGTGCTCCCAGAG GTTTCTAAGGTGCTATTGGGAGCTCATGCACTCCTGGCCAATGGGTCTGTGATGTCACGGGTAGGGACGGCACAGCTGGCCCTGGTGGCACGGGCTCATAATGTGCCAGTGCTGGTCTGCTGTGAAACGTACAAGTTCTGCGAGCGTGTGCAGACTGATGCCTTTGTCTCTAATGAGCTAG ATGACCCTGACGACCTGCTGTGTGAGCGAGGAGAGCGTGTGGCCCTGGCTGACTGGCAGAACCACTCATCCCTACGGTTGTTGAATCTGGTCTATGATGTGACCCCCCCCGAACTGGTGGATCTGGTGATCACAGAGCTGGGGATGATCCCTTGCAGTTCTGTACCTGTTGTCCTCCGAGTCAAGAGTAGTGACCAGTGA